ccttcccttcccttcccttcccttcccttctgttaCATTCCATTACATTACCCAGTTTTCCCACTTCTTCCAACCTCATCTTGTGGCATCTGTGTAGATTGTTTGGTGAAGGGCATGGATTGTTTGGAATTGGTGAATGGAACATGGCATGGGAGTCTACAGACTGCTAAGGGATACTgacagagatacacatacaaCTTTAGTCTTGTATGATTCAACTGATAAGATTATTGAAtagatattttattataattcctTATTTATTAAGTGTGCCTATTATTTCTACAAAAAAATTAGTTTTTCCATAGTGCTTGTGTGACCACCAAGCCCAGGAATAGACAACATATATTTGGGGCGAATCAAAAGGTTGGATAATATTACAAATAGTGTTGAAAAAAATGCTCATGTAACTGTGGCTTTACTGTGTGTTGATCTGGccttttattacagttattatagtgattcgtttaaaaaaaataaaaaaagggcttTTTATCCTTCCGCGGTGGGCTATAATTTCTGTAATAAACCCACCGGGGCAGTCACTATTTAGAGGGTGGGATCATAAGTGGGCAACACTGCGTATACCTTGCCAGAcgtacaagtaaaaaaaaaaaaaaaataagaaaaaaaaatatatacatatatatatatatgtatatatataaatgatatatatatatatataaataatatatatatataaataatatatatatatatataaataatatatatatataaataatatatataaataatatatatatataaataaataatatatatataaataatatatatatatatatatatatatatatatataaataaataatatatatataaataatatatatataaataatatatatatataaataaataatatatatataaataatacatatatatatatatatatatatatatatatatataaataatatatatatatatatatatatatatatatatatgtatatatatatatataagaataatatgtatatatataaataatatatatatctataaataatatatatatataaataatatatatatctttaaataatatatatatatatatatatatatatatatatatatatataaataatatatatatatataaataatatatatatatatatatatatatatatatatatatatataatatatatatatatatataatatatatatatataatatatatatatatatataaataatatatatatatataaataatatatatataaataatatatatatatatatataaataatatatatatatatatataaataatatatatataaataatatatatatatataaataatatatatatatatatatatatatatatataaataatatatatatatataaataatatatatatatataaatatataaataatatatatatatatatatatatatatatatatatatatatatatatatatataaataatatatatatatataatatatatatatataataatatatatatataaataatatatatatatataaataatatatatatatataaataatatatatatatataaataatatatatatatataaataatatatatatatatatatatatatatatatatatatatatatatataatatatatatatatatatatataatatatatatatatataataatatatatatataaataatatatatataatatatatatataaataatatatatatatataatatatatatatataaataatatatatatataataatatatatatatataatatatatatataatatatatatatatatatataataatatatatatatatatataattatatatatatataatatatatataatatatataatatatatatataatatatatataatatatatataatatatatgtatatatatatataatatatatgatatatatatgtatatataatatatatatatatgtatatatataatatatatatataatatatataatatatatataatatatatataatatataatatatataatatatatatatatatatatatgtatatatatatatatatatatatggatatatatatatggatatatatatggatatatatatatatatatggatatatatatatggatatatatatatggatatatatatatggatatatatatggatatatatatatggatatatatatggatatatttatggatatatatatatatggatatatttatggatatatatatgtgtatgtatatgtatatatatatgtatatgtatatgtatgtgtatatgtatgtgtatatgtatatgtatatgtatatatatatatatatatatatatatatatatatatacatatatatacacatatatatatatatatatatatatatatatacatatatatacacatagatatatatatatatatatatatatatacatatatatacacatatatatacacatatatacacatatatacacatatacacatatatacacacacaccatatcttattatgattttacatttttattcacttaaaatgaaataaaagagtgacccactgaacctctctctcagtttcttagAGCTGGAAGAGAGGTAGGCAAGGGTCACACTTGCAGTAGGCTGCCATAAAGGGAGTACTCCCATTATGAGAACCTCTAGCaggcaacaaccacaacaacaaccacaacaacaacaacaacaacaacaacaacaacaacaacaacaacaacaacaacaacaacaacaacaacaacaacaacaacaacaacaacaacaacaacaacaaaaaatccatGTTTCATCTTATGTTTCCATGTTCCATTTTATATTTGCAATTTCCATATTCCATGTCTGGTTTTGCATATTAATTTGCCTTTTTGTTCTTCAGTTATTTGGTCCATCACCATAGCCAATCAGTAGGttaaccaaataaataaaaaaaacaaaaagagggacccactgtacctctctctctctctctctctctctctctctctctctctctctctctctctctctctctctctctctctctctctctctctctcttttctctttttctctttttctctttttctctttctctctttctctctttctctctctctttctctttctctttctctctttctctttcttctctcttttcctttctttcttctctatctatctatctatctatctatctatctatctatctatctatctatccatatatataatatacatatgtatatatacatatatataatatataatatataatatataatatataatatatgtatatatatgtatatatatgtatatatatgtgtatatatatatatatatatgtatatatttgtgtatatatatatgtatatatatatgtatatatatatgtgtgtatatatatgtgtatatatatgtgtgtatatatatgtgtgtatatatgtgtgtgtatatatatatgtgtgtatatatatgtgtgtatatatatatgtgtatatatatatgtatatatgtgtatatgtatatatgtgtatatgtatatatgtgtatatatatgtgtatatatgtatatatatgtatatatatatgtatatatatgtatatatatgtatatatatatgtatatatatatgtatatatatatgtatatatatgtatatatatgtatatatatatgtatatatatatgtatatatatatgtatatatatatgtatatatatgtatatatatgtatatatatgtatatatgtgtatatatatgtgtatatatgtatatatatgtgtgtatatatgtgtatatatgtatatatatgtatatatatgtatatatatgtatttatttatatgtatatatatgtatatatatatgtttatgtagatatatgtatttatatgtatatatatatgtatatatatgtatatatatgtatatatatatgtatatatatgtatatatatgtatatatatgtatatgtatatatgtatatgtatgtatatatacatatatatatgcatttatatttatgtatgtatatatacatatatatatatatatatatatatatatatatatatgcatttatatatatgtatatatatatgcatatatatattatatattatatattatatattatatattatatattatatattatatattatatattatctctctctctctctctctctctctctctctctctctctctctctctctctctctctctctctctctctctctctctctctctctctctctctctctttctctctctttctctctttctctcttctctctctatgtagagtgtgtgtgtgtatatacatatacacatatataaacatatatatatatatatatatatatatgtatatatatatgtatatatatatatgtttatatatatatgtatatatatatgtatatatatatgtatatatatatatatatatatatatgtatatatatatatgtatatgtatatatacacgcacacacatatatatatatatatatatatatatatatatatatatatatatatatatatatatatatatgtatgtatatgtatatatatacacgcacacacatatatacaagcacttatacacatacatacacttatacacatatttacacgcacacaaacacatacacgcacttatacacatatttagacgcacacacacatatttagacgcacatatacttacgtatgtactgggcattatatatatatattttttttataaaacacagTCTCCGTAAACTTATTGATCATTGGAGACAACAGAATGAGGTAAATCGTTAAAAGGAAGGTGGTGAGTCACCTGTGTCCGAAGTCCTTATCTCCATTCCTCCCATGTTGATGTGAGGTGTTAGGAAGCGAGTCATTTGGTTGTTTCCCCTCCACTTTTCTACATATttctatttacgtatttattcctCGCTCACCTCAAGTTCTATTTCTCCAGTCTCCCCAACCTTACCCAACCCTGCTTCTCGCTGGGAATGTCAGTACCTTCCCCCCACTTCGCAAGACCTTGTTTGACACATTGAGTTTGGTtgttgtgtgtaagcatgtggacatttctctgcgtgtgtgtgcatgcgaacaCATATACACCTGTACGCGCGCATGCACTGgtgtgcatgcacgcacacgcacacaccccataaacacacacacaccccataaacacacacacaccccataaacacacacacacacacacacaaacacacacacacacacacacacacacacacacacacacacacacacacacacacacacacacacacacacacacacacacacacaaacacacacacacacacacacacacaaacacacacacacacacacacacacacacacacacacacacacacacacacacacacacacacacacacacacacacacacacacacaaacacacacacacacacacacacacacacacacacacacacacacacacacacacacacacacacacacacacacacacacacacacacacacacacacacaccacacacgcaccccccatacccccccccctgaAACCCAGCCAACTTGGTTAACTTTTTATATGAGAAGCTGAGTGAAGTAGAACATAGTCTTGAATGAATTTCTGTGAAATGGTCtgaatgttttgttttaatttccatGAAAAATAATTCCGAagatcttattaaaaaaaaatcatatgaaaaaaagattCAATCACACAAAAATGTAGTTTGCGTGTCTTCCTATTGGTACAATTAAATTTGGAATTGAGAGAGATGCTGAAGTGGATTGTTAGGAGGGAACAAAATTGTCCTTCCAAGAAAATTCTTTAACTTTGGAAGGACTGTCTCCTTCCCTGTTTTGATAAATCATGTATTTGCAGACCCAAATATTCTAGTTATTCAAGATGTCTTAACTCAGATTTGTTATTCCCCATCCACTGCATGTGGGACTTAACCTTATTGCATACATGTTTGGTTAGTGCATGGCAAGATGTGAATGGTATATTcctaatataaaagtaaaatagtTGATAGCTGTGGCATGTAGGTTTTGTTGTAAAGAAATGTGGAGAGAGATGTTGCAGTACACTGTGagtggaaaagaggaaatggcagATAGGAAAGAAGACTTGCTTAAGGTCAGGTCCAGCAAGGCAAGCCAGATTTTATCAGGCTGAAGGAGGTAGCAACGTAGATATAAACAAGTGTAGACCACATTTTGTAATGTGCTCAACtgaaacttatataaatatgctGTATTGGTATTCAGTAAGCATACTGTTCATATACCTTTGGTTAATATTTGAAGACACTTTCATATGTCCTTGTTCCCAGTCAttcatatgcatatctgtattacAAGGTCTCAGGGTGATTACTTTAGACTATATGAACTAGTGATGGAACAGTAGATTGGTCAATATTGTTTGCTTTTCTGCATATTTTATGTAATgacttatttttgtctgtttttttctactaGACCATATATAGACCTGTACATATGCATAATCTTCTGACTTTGATTGTAAAATTTTGTAAACTGCTTAATATGATGATCTGCATcaattgtctgtttttttttttgttttgttttttatctaaccCTTTATAAGATATGTCATAATAAATCATATTATAGCCTATAGCTTTTCATTACATTATGGCAACATTCATTTAtactgtataaatgtaaatatatatgtgtatatgtagctaCATCTAAtaattttatctctttatcttttaatctgtatattcatttttgtgtgttttttattttacatatgtgtatatgtagctaCATCTAAtaattttatctctttatcttttaatctgtatatgcatttttacatTAAAATTCAGGATGCACCCATTTGAATAGATTGATAATAACTGTGGAGCAAAAGAGCTGTTTATTGtagtatttaacccaatgccaccagtgaaaatgaataaaaaaaaggggaaaatgctgtgctcattttctatatttttgtgaaatgtctctgcacatagatggctctgctagtgcttagccacaaatgattcaattagtagaccttgtgaccttacctgatttgaattataaacattataattactataatgttttaaataatagtaacagcaaaataagataacgtaaaacatttttGTAAAGCTTACTTACAGGTTTATAAAATCAATGGGAGaaaggcagtacttgtaactggctcattggtgacttagtataagtgtagtcatctatgtgcaaaaacaatcaaacaagtaactcgcagtgggcatagcacgtatatacatgtcatgcccattggcattgggttaaaagaaaTATCTTAAGCTGTAGGCAGAACAGTGATACAGAGGAATATAAACTTTTATTATGTATGGATAAGAAGGAAGGTATGGATGTAGGGAAGTTGGTCTGTAAGGAGCTAGAGAGCTAGAAAAGTATGTTGAGAGTTCCcaagaatatgttttttttatttgtgcagTATTTTAATTCCTACAATCTCCTTGACAGGACACAAGACGACCACAATCCTGCTGGACGGGAAGAGGGTCAAGTTACAGCTGTGGGATACATCCGGCCAAGGAAGATTCTGCACCATTATAAGATCTTATTCTCGAGGTGCCCAGGGCATCCTCCTGGTGTATGATATCACCAACAAGTGGTCATTCGAGGGCTTAGATCGATGGATGAAGGAAATTCAGGAGGTGAGAAACTTTTTATATAGTATAGAACTATTCTTGAATATAAGTaattaataattttgtttgtCAGACAAGAAATATTCTTCTCTTTTACGGGGACAGACCTCAGAAAAATATCCAAAAATGCAAGACTTTAATGATAGAGATATTGGGCTTTTTAATGTTTCACCCTCGAAGGATCTCCCCAGGGTTTACCTAGGCCACCTTGATATTCTTAGGGTGTTTGACTCTGTTGAAGTAATTCTCTAAAATTGTTAGTTTTGAGTTGTCTTCACAATAGACATTGAATTGCACTGAGTGgttatttaaaagaaatatttggGTATAAACATTGACTTTACATAATTCTGCATGTGTTGAAATTATTCTTTGGTAATTCTGAATTCTGGGGAGAcattaccccctcttcctccccctccaaaaaaaaagtaCAGATAAAATCTTGAAAAATTTGCTTTCTGTTTATGaacagttttatatattttagcgTAGGGAAATCACTAgacattttaaaatttatttcctaaaatgttatttttaattatcttcaAAAGATGCTCACTGTATTACTAAGTATGGTTGTTTTGAAGAATATTTAGTTATGAATATCAAATTTTTGTAATTCTACATATTCTGAGGCtgttttttaacccaatgccgttggggaaaattaataagaaataggggaaaatgctgtgctcattttctatattttttgtgaaatgtctgcacattgatggctctgctagtgcttagccacaaaggagtcaattgatagaccttgtgaccttacctgatttaaattggcgggaaaaacatattttttactagtgctgtgaatattgatggtgttatttttattataaacattataattactataatattataaacattagtaacagcaaaataagataacataaaatattttgtaaatcaaagaaaagggtaaacgggcgaggcaggcagtatttgtaactggctcattggtgacttagtacaagtgtagccatctatgtgtaaaaacaatgaaacaagtaactcacagtgagcatagcacgtatgtacacgtcatgcccattggcattgggttaataattctaaatatagtgtgaaaaatgataaaagagtcATGATAGTACGGatagtaaggatgatggtgatggtgatggtgatggtgatggtaatgatgaaaaagatcaGTCAAACATATGACTGCAACCACTTAAATGCACTTAAAACTATTTAAAAGTTAAATAAGTAATGGGTAATAAACAGAAAGTAttaaaaaaaggacattttatgattattacatttattattttagttgtcccaatgaaacaaacaaacaaagtcctTTTCATCTCATTAATAAGTATGTTTTCTTGCATGTCTTTCCATGAATAATAGTTGCACTTAATCATTGCAATCCTTGTCACCAAACTGCATTTTGTTGACGTTTTTGATGGATATATGCTAGTTAGCGTTCTCTTGACAGCGTCTACAGTCGTTGTTAGAAAAACCCAGCCAAGCTCTACTCCAGTGTAGAATATGTTGACAATATGCCTGATGAGCTCTGTTGTTGAGGCAGCATGTTCCCTCATGGCTGTCAGTATCTCTTCCATCTTGGCCTTCCCAAGGACAGCAGGATGTCTGTGGATGGGATTTTGCCACTTAACAACTTTCCCATTAATGGTGTGAACCCTTGCACCACATCTTCAAATAACTTTGTCATGATGGTTACTCTCATTCGTAAAGAAATGCTGAACATCTCTCCGCTTCAAAGTCGCCTGGTATGATGATAAATGTGACAGGCCTCGGGGactggagaaagtggaggaggataaTTGCCAGTCAGTCCTTCATACAGTGAAACATCGAGTTCAGGGCAGGGTGTTAATGTAATTCTCCATACTGAATATGTCACTCCATGAATGTTCTGTAATATAGCAAGAAATGAGACTCATGGCTGAAAGGAACACTAAAACATTGAGGTTATCTGTTCTTAGTGCAGATTTGTAGCGGAATTTAGAGTAATTAGGTCAGTGCACGACCAGGTTGTGTGAGGACACCTTGCATAACACAGTCACCGGAACATGGAGTCTGCCCGACGTGAGTCACCCCCATCATACAATTACACGACCTTTCGTCCAGGTCATACTGCCCCCATGCCATAGAGACTGGGCACCATCCTTTTCCGTCTCTGGAATACCCCAGACATTTATAAGATTTAAATAGAAAAAACTATCCAACATCTCTGCAAGCCTGTCCAAAGTTCATCTCAAATAGGTTCCTTTTAGCATTTGTGGTTTTCAGCTTCTGAAGGGGATTTTAAGAAATAACAGTTCTATTATATGGATTATAATATTGTACTTGGCTCTCTAGCAACACGTCTCTGTACCTTCTTATGTACttttgaataaaagagagagaaaaaaagaagaaaataaaaataagggaaaataatGAAACAGGCCTAACTATATATGAAGATGTGGATACTGACTTGGAAACTAAtataaggaaggaaatgaaataaaaataacagtaactgaATATTATTAGAATTAACTACCTTTGCTAGTAGTAGGTACAAtaatgaatgattgaattaaaTATCAAGTGAAATGGGAGTTTATGACAGACTTTAAAAAGtgattttagaaaatatatgGAAGCAGATATATAATCACTTCATCTATTGGTAGAAGAGAAGGATTAGGGCAGttatgctttgttttattttactaacTTACTCCTGTATTGTTATAATGTGTGCAGCTTATATGTAAGCTATTTTTGTAATTACATATTCAAAGTCAGTTGTTTTACAGGTTAAATCATTGGTGAATTGAAAGGAATCTATGATATacctgatttttatttattatattgtttcaTTCTTCTAAAGATagtattcacatttttatttgcatttgtaaAAGCTTACTTACAGGTTTAAAGATATGTTTAAATTACTGCAAAGGCATAAAAACTAAAAGAAGTCGCTAATCTTTCATATTGTTTACAGCATGCTCCTGGTGTGCCGAAGGTATTGATTGGCAACCGACTTCACTTAGCTTTCAAGAGGCAGGTGAGCCAGAGCCAAGCAGAACAGTATGCAGCCAAAAACCACATGAACCTATTTGAAGTTAGTCCACTGTGTGACTTCAATATTGTAGAGAGTTTTACAGAACTCTCACGGTTGGCTTTAAAACGGAATGGGATGGAGAGACTTTGGAGAGCGAATAAAGGTAAGAATATtggaaaaatgagacaaaaagttCTTGTTGGTAATCATAGATTTCAAAGTTGATATTTCCAATGTAAAAGAAGGTTTGAAGTATTTTAAGTTAATTCAATCccagaaaagaagtaaaagtaactgtataattttaaaaatttatatatgaattatatgagtatatgatggataaaaagaaaataatcattctTATATAAGTTGCCCTCTATTTACAGTGTTAACGCTCCAAGAACTTTGTAGTAGAGCAATAGTTGCAACAACAACTGTGTATGGTATTGAACACTTGCCACTACCACACTCAATCAAGTCACACCTCAAAAGCTATACCATCCATAATCATGCTACAAGACTCAGACAGGTAGGGTTATAATTACAAATGTACTTATTCATTCTTTGATTTTGAATTtatcgtgtttgttttttttttttgttttttttgtgacaaGGAAGATTAAGTATCTCTTTTATAGATACTTGTTTACTCTTTATTATACAAGGAAAATTCTTCAGgaatcaagaaaataagaaaacaccatctgaattattgtgtatatataggtcttatttttatgatgtttatttttatttccagaaCTTTTTCATAGGGTCTCTTAGTCTTCAAATTTTATGATATGTTCTGTTGATAAGTTTACCCCTGAGATCCAGGTGCTTAGCTGCCTCCATGTGGCCCAAAATCTGGCCATTAGACTTAATTGAACAGCCACTCTGATTAGTGTGTGGCTTGTATGCTGGGTGTACAGAAACATTCATGTGCGATGGCAAGACTCCGTGCCTCCCCTTTGCACTGTTAATATTTGTCATCTGATGTGCTGTATCcaaatggtaatagactgtttcctttgcacagactccatattatctctTTAGTTAGTCAGTAATGcagaacagtaatgatgacaatgagtaacagtttgttatttgtgtaattttatatttttttcttaatattcaattttctgtaatacaacctgtgctcTCAGTCatggtgggcaggaataggatcctgagtgtGGAAATAGTGTACTCCCTAGAGCTAGTGCTTTTTCAGTCATGGCTCATGAATGGTTATATAAGTTCCattatttatgaaattatttattAACCTGATTCAGACGGGTCATGTGTACTGGTGTCATAACAAACTTGGTCTGCGGGGTACACCTGTATGTGTGGCGACGTGCCAGAGCGCGTGGAGCAGGAAGTTCCACTTGATGTGGAGGGCTCCAGCATCCAGTGTCTGGccattgccagaaatcaccagagtttatcaccctcagggatttctgttaccCGGCAGTGATGGGTCCACACTCAGGTCCACACTCGTTTATCAGTGGAAATAAACCAAGAGCCCTCATCTAAGTACACACTGTCTAattaccctccaagagctttgtgcactcgtgTCAATTTATTCCTGTCACCCtggcatgttcacatcacctgTCGTTCAAACCAAAGTTTTCATCACATCATGAGAACTTATAAACTAATGATGTAAGTCAATATGCCTGCAGATCTGcaaaatgtaataatatttgCCCTTCCCTATATGCTTGTAATACAGGCTTGGAATGGTTTGTGATCAGTTGATATAAAATCTTGTACAGAAACTTGTGGAGACTTATTGCTTTAAAAACAATCTTAACAAAGTTAAATTAAGTGGGCATTTTTATGTTGATTATCTAAAAATATTGAAGGCAAGAATGATAAGATTTAGTACATTCATACCTCAGTTTTATGATCCTCCTtttaatagataaaatatagatcAACCAACTTGGTCTGTAAGTCATGCAAGCTGCAGATGGTGTTCTGGCAACACTGGATATGAACTGCTGCTTCATGAGCTTGCTGCTCATGAAGCCCTGCCTGCTGGGTGGACAgggcaataatttttttttgttttgttgtgaccAAGGTCTAAAGAAGGTCAGCTCACATTAGCCTTCTGGCAGGTCAGGTGTGGGGCGGGAATAGTGGGCGAGCTAATGGCCATACCTTAAAAAGTAGCATAGGGCCTTATATTTAGAATTATGAGTCTTTAAGGACAGCCTACTGTAAGCAAACATAGCGCGCAAGAAAAAGAGACTTAAAGGACAGACTATTGTGTTTTGCTGTAGTTGATGACTAAGTGGTTATTGTCAgttgtttctttctatctgcttATTTGAGAATTCAAAGAAAATCGTCCCTCATTTGACTTCAAGCATAATCTAAGAAAGTTTCTTGAGTTACATTGATTATTTGtgcattcattttatttactgtGACGGGGGCTCAGGTGAGAATGATGCTGCAGGTAAACCTGAACCCCTTGCCTGCATGGTGTGCAGTACTGCATAAgtgctcttttctttcttgatatgattattgataatagcCAATTCAGACTTAGTGTCGATAACTTTGGACAATCAGCATTTTCAGTTAAAAGAAGGTATGGGTGAATGATGAACAGCAAAACATTTTACCTGGGGttgataacatatataaaaaaaaccaaTAAAGAATCAATTTCTAGTAAACTTAAGGATGTCTTTTTTTCCATAATGCATTATTTTGATATATGGAAAATAAACATT
This genomic stretch from Penaeus chinensis breed Huanghai No. 1 chromosome 8, ASM1920278v2, whole genome shotgun sequence harbors:
- the LOC125027965 gene encoding ras-related protein Rab-40C-like — its product is MSMMSDGGGPGGGGESSKPYDYLLKFLLVGDSDVGKHEILQPLEDGSTESPFCVGSGHKTTTILLDGKRVKLQLWDTSGQGRFCTIIRSYSRGAQGILLVYDITNKWSFEGLDRWMKEIQEHAPGVPKVLIGNRLHLAFKRQVSQSQAEQYAAKNHMNLFEVSPLCDFNIVESFTELSRLALKRNGMERLWRANKVLTLQELCSRAIVATTTVYGIEHLPLPHSIKSHLKSYTIHNHATRLRQGIPLTDKHKKKHLMIPGDTTTSCVNTSTCVIC